Proteins co-encoded in one Brassica oleracea var. oleracea cultivar TO1000 chromosome C4, BOL, whole genome shotgun sequence genomic window:
- the LOC106342164 gene encoding putative receptor-like protein kinase At5g39000 yields MTFQVFLIFSILVSTAIAGDGATAAYVPTDIFLFNCGETSNQMDISGRNWMAEQPNILPSNAAIASFVSHASFQGSGVPQVPYMTARIFRHDFTYSFPVSPGWKFLRLYFYPTRYSSDLEAAVNSYFSVTVNGFTLLKNFRADLTAKASHDASIFKEFIVPVSSGYTMLNLTFSPSLNMLAFVNGIEIVSMPDRFYSKGGFDDKIKQVGNSIDFEINNSTAFETVHRLNIGGQLIDGISDTGMFRPWLAEKFQLSEKSGIVPVVPGVKINYMENTPAYVAPEDVYTTYRTMGNAEHPRLNQNFNLTWLFPVDAGFNYLVRLHFCETLSDVNGPGQRVFTIFIGNKIAKLDMDVIQLSGGSRIPVYLDFSVLVGFESGPRPDLRLDLHPYTDSGPKYYDAILNGVEILKLSVSGGNLAGPNPNPTSGLTPNSVNQDIQKPKAKSHVLVITLGTVGFAIVLAMFIVVVIVMKRRKKKKKVNVDTKSKPTDSWTTLPLVAGSSHTRSTTSLPSDLCRRFSILEIKSATNNFEKKLIVGVGGFGPVYKGRIDGGATLVAVKRLDVSSNQGATEFEAELKMLSVLRHIHLVSLIGYCDDENEMVLVYEYMPHGTLRDHLYKRNKVFDPPLSWKRRLEICVGAARGLQYLHTGAKDMIIHRDIKTTNILLDENYVAKVSDFGLSKVGLTSSSQTHVSTVVKGSFGYLDPEYYRRQVLTEKSDVYSFGVVLFEVLCCRPVKLESAPREEADLIRWVKSNYKKGTVDQIVDADLTAEITPLSLEKFCEIAVRCVQDRGIERPSMNDVVWALEFALQLHEAAKDKNGVDSLDIPRRDEVGTTTDGENNLFSRTTGRMSKSVTSDDDSARLAGDERSGSSWGVFSEIKDPRAR; encoded by the coding sequence ATGACTTTTCAAGTTTTCTTAATCTTCTCCATTCTCGTTTCTACAGCCATAGCAGGAGACGGTGCAACCGCTGCGTACGTTCCCACTGATATCTTTCTCTTCAACTGTGGCGAAACATCCAACCAGATGGACATAAGTGGCCGTAACTGGATGGCAGAGCAACCAAATATTCTTCCGTCAAATGCAGCCATAGCGTCGTTTGTTTCACATGCGTCATTCCAAGGATCGGGAGTTCCTCAGGTTCCGTACATGACTGCTCGAATTTTCCGACATGATTTCACCTACAGTTTTCCCGTGTCTCCGGGCTGGAAGTTCCTCCGGTTATACTTTTACCCTACCCGTTACAGTTCCGACCTCGAAGCTGCCGTAAACTCCTACTTCTCTGTCACCGTCAACGGTTTTACTCTCTTGAAGAACTTCCGTGCCGATTTAACGGCAAAGGCTTCTCATGATGCGTCCATATTTAAGGAGTTCATAGTCCCTGTTTCGAGTGGATACACGATGCTAAATCTCACGTTCTCACCTTCTTTAAACATGTTAGCTTTCGTGAACGGCATCGAGATTGTCTCCATGCCTGATCGGTTTTACTCCAAGGGAGGCTTCGACGACAAAATAAAACAGGTAGGTAATAGCATTGACTTCGAGATAAACAACAGCACGGCTTTCGAAACTGTTCACCGGCTAAACATCGGTGGACAACTGATTGACGGCATAAGTGATACAGGGATGTTCCGGCCGTGGCTTGCTGAAAAGTTTCAACTAAGTGAAAAGTCGGGAATCGTGCCAGTCGTTCCGGGTGTAAAGATCAACTACATGGAGAATACTCCAGCGTATGTCGCGCCGGAAGATGTGTACACGACGTACCGTACAATGGGTAACGCCGAGCATCCTAGGCTGAACCAGAACTTCAATCTGACATGGCTCTTCCCAGTTGATGCCGGGTTTAACTACCTCGTCAGGCTTCATTTCTGTGAGACTCTATCGGATGTGAACGGACCGGGCCAACGTGTCTTCACCATCTTCATTGGAAATAAGATTGCAAAGCTTGACATGGATGTCATTCAGCTGAGCGGTGGTTCTCGCATTCCGGTGTATCTAGACTTCAGTGTGCTTGTTGGTTTTGAAAGTGGGCCGAGACCTGATCTACGACTTGACTTGCATCCTTACACGGACAGTGGCCCAAAGTATTACGATGCTATTCTCAATGGCGTAGAGATCCTCAAGCTTAGTGTCTCTGGCGGAAATCTTGCTGGACCTAATCCTAATCCTACGTCAGGTCTTACTCCAAACTCTGTAAATCAAGATATACAAAAACCCAAAGCCAAGTCACACGTTTTGGTAATAACACTTGGAACTGTTGGGTTTGCAATTGTGTTAGCAATGTTTATTGTTGTTGTCATCGTCATGAAGAGGAGGAAGAAGAAAAAGAAGGTTAATGTAGACACCAAGAGCAAGCCTACGGACTCGTGGACTACTCTTCCGCTTGTTGCCGGGTCCTCCCATACCAGATCGACCACATCTCTTCCATCCGATCTCTGCCGTCGGTTCTCCATCCTCGAGATCAAATCCGCCACAAACAATTTCGAGAAAAAGCTGATCGTTGGAGTAGGCGGGTTTGGTCCTGTCTACAAAGGAAGAATCGACGGTGGAGCCACGCTTGTGGCTGTTAAACGGTTAGATGTTTCATCCAACCAAGGCGCTACCGAGTTCGAAGCAGAGCTCAAGATGCTCTCGGTGCTCCGTCATATACATCTCGTTTCCTTAATCGGATATTGCGACGATGAGAACGAGATGGTTCTTGTCTACGAGTATATGCCACATGGCACACTTAGAGACCATCTCTACAAGAGAAACAAGGTTTTTGATCCCCCATTGTCGTGGAAACGGAGGCTAGAGATTTGCGTCGGTGCGGCTCGTGGACTACAGTATCTCCACACAGGCGCCAAGGACATGATCATTCATAGAGACATCAAAACTACAAACATACTTCTTGATGAGAACTACGTAGCTAAAGTCTCCGACTTTGGGTTATCAAAAGTGGGTCTTACAAGCTCATCTCAAACGCACGTCTCAACGGTCGTTAAAGGATCGTTTGGTTACTTGGACCCTGAGTATTATCGCCGTCAAGTCTTGACGGAAAAATCTGACGTGTACTCCTTCGGAGTTGTTCTGTTCGAAGTCTTGTGTTGTAGACCGGTCAAGCTCGAAAGCGCTCCACGAGAGGAAGCAGATTTGATCCGATGGGTGAAGTCAAATTACAAAAAAGGAACCGTTGATCAGATCGTTGACGCAGATCTAACGGCTGAGATTACTCCGCTATCGCTGGAGAAATTCTGTGAGATCGCTGTGCGATGTGTTCAAGATCGTGGTATCGAACGGCCATCAATGAACGACGTCGTTTGGGCGCTTGAGTTCGCACTTCAGCTTCATGAAGCTGCTAAGGATAAGAATGGCGTGGACTCTCTTGATATCCCGAGACGTGACGAGGTAGGTACGACGACAGACGGAGAAAATAACTTGTTTAGTAGGACTACGGGACGCATGTCAAAATCTGTGACGAGCGATGATGATTCTGCTCGTCTTGCTGGCGACGAGAGGAGCGGATCGAGTTGGGGAGTATTTTCGGAGATAAAAGACCCCAGAGCACGGTAA